The nucleotide window TCAACTCGACAGTGACGACGTCTTGGTTGAGCAGCCTCACTTTGCACGCTGGACTCATCGACTACCACTAAAATTTCTCTCAAGACGGCGCGCACATCGTTTTCGAATCATGTAACAACACGCTGGTTCTTCATCCAACAGAGATTTGGAACATTTACGAATTACGATAATGTGAATGTGTGCAAGATCTTGTCAACAAAACAAGCTAGCGATCTTGTCTTCGACCTCCTGCTCTGTCATGCGAATATGCTTGCTCGGATTCTTTGTGAAATCGCTTGCCTTGTGtttggccaagaagcgagcgTACATGGGACAGACGAGGCGAGTGACATCTCTTGTCAGCCTCTCTTTCAGCTCGTGATCCTCTCTGTTGACCGGATACGCGCGATGCAGCCGCTCCAGATCTTCGAGAGCTTCGTAGAATCTAGCGAACCGATCTTTAACCTGGTTCTTTTCCGATCCGGATCCAACACCGATGAGCTTAGATGTGGCGTGACGGTGATACTGTGTAGCATTCAGAGGCTGATCGTCCATCAGTGGAGCAACGACAGGAGACCAGGCGTCCAGATATGACGTGTTTGCCTGCCGCAAAGCTGTACCTAGTAGATCGTTGCCCATCTCTCCCAGATGCAGCGAGATaatcgagacgctgctgccatcttCGGCTGCGCCGAGGTAGCTCGGTAACGGTGCAGATACAGACCGCCGGAGATGTCCAATGTTGTTGAGTAGGAAGAcggaggcggtggagggCTGGCGGATGGCGCGAGATCGAGCCTCAAGCGAGGTAAGCACAACAGCGACAACGTCATTGAGATAGTCGCCCACGAtgctctgcttgcttgcaTCGCTATCAAGTCCCAACGAGAGAATCGGTGCTACACCACTCGACATCATCCAGTTTCCGTTGCCAAGGGTGTGCAAGAGCGGCGAAACAACGTCGCTGTACTCGGTAATCTGTCGTATGAACTGAAGTCCCAAGTAAGTAATTTCGTTGACCGAGGTGCTAGGGACTTCAGACACTTTTCGTGCAGGAATTGCCTTGACGTCTTCAATGAAGCGCGGGAAGATGCCGATGGCGGTgttcttgagcttgctgtAGATCTCGAGAACTTCGGCAGCAGGTGCAAAGCCGGTATTCAGGTCCAGCTCTGCTCTGTCAATGGGCGATGTGCTATGCAAAGGCGCTTCCGGAGAATCTTCCATGGCACGAAGTAGCACATCCCATCGACCTGTTAGAACGATCCCAGACAAAGCGCCGATGAGATCCAGCAAGAAAGAGGTGTGAGTGGCTAGATGCCGGCGAACATGCGATTGCACCGTACCGAGCGACTCGATGAGAGCTGTGAGAGGTTGCGATGCAAGTTGCGAAAATGTCGAGGCAAGCAACAGCgtctgcttgtcgagctcagcCGAGGTCATAAGTCCCTGCAAGATACGATAATCGTTGTCGAGCATGCCGTAGTACGcttcgaacagctcgacggctccagcttggcctcgGCGGTAGTTGGAGTGGCTGTCAAAATCATCGTCTTGCGTAACCATGACCATGCCTGCACCGGTGACGCCCGTACCGATCTGTTCGAgagcgtgctgctgcaacctTGCTGCTAATGGAGCGAGACACTGTTTAAGATAGTCGCCCCTGACGCTGGCATAGACAGCCAGGCCAGCCGACATGGGCGCAAAACCAGTACGCGGGTGTTGTGGTAGCGTGGAGAGGTAGTTAAATATAGGCACAATTGCGTTGTGTGTCGTTTCGGAGAGCACGGGATAGTGAGCATTTCGACTGTACTCGGACAAGTCGATGGCCTCGGAATCCGCACGTACCCAGTCTGAGATGACAGTGCAGAGGTTGCgagcgccaagctcgatAAGGTCGTTCATGCGTTTCATGACGCCTTCTTGACTCTTGAGGTTGGATTTCTGCAGGTAGTCGAGACCTTTAATGACGCGGTCGATGGTGTCCATGTAAGGACGTGTATCACTGGCATCAGGGCCTTGCTTTAGAAGCGGCTGTTCGTCAATGACAACATCGTAGTGTCCAAGCGTCTTGTTGAGGGCGGATAAGGTTAGGTCAATGTTATCCGACATACGCGCAAGTTTCTGCGTGCCCTTGTGGATGGGCAAGATGCTGccttcgagcttgatgagGCGCTTGTCAAAACCCGAGAGAATCGTAGTCATGCGACCGGTCAGCGTGGCGAGTTTCCTCTGATTCTGAGAAAGCAtctgcagctcggcgaaTGCGACTTCGCTGTCATGGTGAGTTCCGACGCCTGCATGGTTCGGGTACGCGGACGAGCTTGCGGTGCGAATCGACCTTGGATCGAGAGAGGAGGAGGCCTTGCTAGACTGGCCTGCGTACGACATTGTGAGCCTCGCCTGCGAAGACTGCCCACGTGATCGATCAGGTTAGTCGCTGTATATATCAAGCCATACCGATCGAGCAAATTATGACTTTGGAGATCAAGATGTTGAGGAGGTAAGGTCCGAATGGGTGCGTCTGTGCGTTTTGttggcaagcgcagcgCGAGAACAACACTTTCAAAAGATCTAACATGAATGAAGTTTCGCTGTAGCACCTTCCGCggtcgattcgtgatacGGCTATACTTTTTTCGGCTTAGACAAGTCACGATTAAGAAAATTCCTCGATGATCACGTCATCTTGTATTATACCATCGTGGGCAGGAGATCACGATATTGTGAGTCCCATGCCCCTGAGCAACTTGATAGGCCGCgcacaagcaagcaaacaagcaagcaagcaagcaagcacatATTCGGCACTTACCAGCCTTTGCTCCGTACCACCATCCAAAGCCCATCTGCAATCATTGCCCAAGTTGTGCGGCATATCACTTGGCACCGTTTTTGGGCTTCTTGCGATCATCTATCTACCTCTGATGAGCCGATTCTTTTCGCTCTTCACCAGATCATCGCAACCTCTGATCCAACACCTCGGACCACCGACCACGCCTACCGCACAAGCCGCCCAGGAAGCGCTCAAGGGTAGCAACGCCGC belongs to Mycosarcoma maydis chromosome 3, whole genome shotgun sequence and includes:
- a CDS encoding uncharacterized protein (related to Exocyst complex component Exo70), which translates into the protein MSYAGQSSKASSSLDPRSIRTASSSAYPNHAGVGTHHDSEVAFAELQMLSQNQRKLATLTGRMTTILSGFDKRLIKLEGSILPIHKGTQKLARMSDNIDLTLSALNKTLGHYDVVIDEQPLLKQGPDASDTRPYMDTIDRVIKGLDYLQKSNLKSQEGVMKRMNDLIELGARNLCTVISDWVRADSEAIDLSEYSRNAHYPVLSETTHNAIVPIFNYLSTLPQHPRTGFAPMSAGLAVYASVRGDYLKQCLAPLAARLQQHALEQIGTGVTGAGMVMVTQDDDFDSHSNYRRGQAGAVELFEAYYGMLDNDYRILQGLMTSAELDKQTLLLASTFSQLASQPLTALIESLGTVQSHVRRHLATHTSFLLDLIGALSGIVLTGRWDVLLRAMEDSPEAPLHSTSPIDRAELDLNTGFAPAAEVLEIYSKLKNTAIGIFPRFIEDVKAIPARKVSEVPSTSVNEITYLGLQFIRQITEYSDVVSPLLHTLGNGNWMMSSGVAPILSLGLDSDASKQSIVGDYLNDVVAVVLTSLEARSRAIRQPSTASVFLLNNIGHLRRSVSAPLPSYLGAAEDGSSVSIISLHLGEMGNDLLGTALRQANTSYLDAWSPVVAPLMDDQPLNATQYHRHATSKLIGVGSGSEKNQVKDRFARFYEALEDLERLHRAYPVNREDHELKERLTRDVTRLVCPMYARFLAKHKASDFTKNPSKHIRMTEQEVEDKIASLFC